gggtgttGGAGGGCTCAGCGGGAATGGGGACCCCCGGGGTGGTCTCGGGGTGCGGGGGCCCGACCCCTGTTCCTGCTGAACTGAGCCAGTTTATCCAAAGCAACTGCAAATCAGCTCAGCGGGCACCGGGGGCGGCGCCCGGGGGGCGtccgggggtcctgggggatgGTGGTGGCGGTCCCGGGGTCCCCGTGGGGGGTCCAGCATGCcgtgggggttttgggggggggaattCAGGTATTTAGGGTGATCCCAAGGAGGGGCTCTAAGGCTTGGGAGAGCCCCaaaattttgggggggtccctcgGTGCGGGCGAGGGGGGCGGGAGGCGGAACTTAGCCACTGTGAACACGGCGCGGCTGGACTCTGTTCACAGGTGGGCTAAGCCCTGCCCCCCCggcccccaaaacccccccagcaccccaaaaccacccccaccccccaaagTCTCCTAAACCGCCCTCCCCTGGCACGGTGGCGGGGGCTGGGGCCCGTTGGAAATCCCTGGCAATGTGATTTTGGGCAAAAACGGTAAAAAATCCCATCGCCAGGAACCCcggcgggcggcagcggcgggggggggggtcgGACACCCCCGTGGGGGGGTCGGACACCCCGGTGAGGGTCCCGGTGCTCCCACGGTGCCGTCTCAGCGTCGAGGCCGGAGCCCGGTGCCACCTGTGGGAAAGGGGGGAGGTCGGTGGGAGGGGGTCACCCCTGCAGGGTCAGCCCTGGTGGGGGTCtccaggtggttttgggggatcCAGGTGGGGTTCCAggtgttttgggggggatcCAGGGGGGTCCAGGGGTAGGGGAGTCTGTgtggagatgggatggggacactgtggggacacaggaGGGACAGGACTGGGACACGGCGCTGGGACGCGGCGCTGGTGGCTGTCCCCACTCCCAGCACCGGCACCAGTCCGGGCTGTGAAACGTGTCCCCGGCCGTGCCacgtccccagtgtcccctcgctgtccccagggtggggTGGGCACGCCAGGACCCcctggatgtccccaagggGACCCGCGGTGCCATCGGTGTCGCCGTGTCCCCGTGTCGGGACGCCCGCGGTGGCTCTGTCCcggccccgctgtccccagcgcTGGTGGCCACGGTGGCTCCGGGGCTGGTGGCCGCgctggtgtccctggtgtccccgggGCTCTGCAGGCGCCATGTGGGACCCACGAGGCCCCGCCCGGTCGTGACATCAGCGTCGTCACGACAACGGGGCGACTTCAAAGGGAATCGGGTGGAACCGGCCCAAAAAATGGGGGTAAACAGCGGCGGCGGCACCGACACGGgcccggggggcccggggggacTCGGGGAGGGTTTGAGGGGCGCCCCGATCCCGGCTCCCCACCGGGGGGGGTCGCGACAGTCGCGACGGTGGCGGCCCCCCCGGTGCCAGCGGGGCTCAGCTGTCCCCGGTACCGGAGGTGGCGGCACCGACACGAGGCCGGGAGGGGTCCGGGAGGgctcgggggtcccggggggtccgGGGGCGCCCAGACCCGGGGGTTCCCGCCAAGGGGTCACAACGGCTGTGACAGACACGGCCCCGCGGTGCCACCAGCCCCGCTGGCACAATGGGCAGAGCCCGGTGCCCCCCAAGTGTGGGGCGGGGGCTGACCTCGcgtttgggggggggggggctcggATTTGGGGGCTCCCCCCCCCGGGTTGTGGGGTGTCTCCCccggtttttttgggggggccCCCTGGTTTTGGGGGCCCCTCCCGGTGCCCCCCCGGCGCCAGGgcggtgccggcccggccgccccgACCGGCTCCCGTGGCcccgggcgggggcggccccggcggggggggcggggggtgCCCGGTGCCAAAATTCCCACCTTCGTCCCCAAAACGGGAGTGGGAAAAGGCGGCGGCGCCGCCCGACGCCTGCGGAATGCAGGAacggggctgggatggggaggcgcggggttttggggggccGTGGGTTGGGGGGCTGATATGGGTGGGCGGTTTGGGAGTCCGATGTCGGCTTGGGGGGGTGAGGGGGTGTGCGGTGGGGGCGGGGGGGCTCTGCGTGTTGGTGGTCCCCAGGCCAAAGGGATGAGGCCAGGGTGCTGCCgcggattttggggggtccctaGGCTGGGGCGCGGCGGGTCTGGGGGCTCCGGTGGGTCCGCGAGACTCGGGGGGTCCAACACCGGAGGGGAGAGCCGACACcggggggatctgggggattccgggcccgggggggggggggtctgtcgggttttgggggtcccagacCGGGAGggggctggaatttggggatgtCACAGGTGAGACTCGGACTTCCCAGACCGGAGGGgctttggggggtgggggggggggcgcGCGGTCTGAGATCTGGGGTTCGTGggggggggtgtggggggggggtctgtgggtttgggggttctCATGCCGGGttggtggggggtgggggtgtccggtattttggggttcccaggccGGGGCGGCTCCGGCGTCGCTCGGGCCAagcgggggcgggggcgggaaGGGGCCGCCCCGTCCGCGCCCGTCGGCGCCGGGGGGAAAGGATGAATCACCGCCCGGCGCCACCGCCCCCCCGGTCCCCCCCCGGCCCACGCCCCACCAACGGGCCGGAGCCCCCCAGAACCgcccccccccgggaccccccgcaCCCCCCTGCCCAACCCTCGGCAGCCTCGGGCCGTCGATGGCCGCGGCGCTggcgccgccggccccggggGAACGCGGAGCGATCCGGTGGGATCCGGCGGGACCCCGCGGCCCTTCCCGCCATCCCCGGCCGGGCACGAGGCCACGGCCGCGGCCCCTCTCCCGCGGCCCCGGAACCTTCCAGGGGTCCCGCGGGGCCGTTACTcaccggcagcggcggccggggggtcccggggggctccgggggggagtggggggaggccgggccgggggaggggggctccgggggctcccgggggctcCCCAAGTCTCTGACTTTTACTCCAAGAAGGGAAACGCTTTTAAACGTTTCGCTCCGCCCCGGGAGCGACGAGGCCGCGGCGGcggaggggaaggggggggggagGGACCGGGCTTgcctccgcccgccccgggACCGCCCCGGGACCGCCCCGAGCCCGCACCCCCCTCACCGAACCCGCACCCGCCCCGGATCCCCGCACGGCCTCGCGGCGGCGCCGGGTCTGAGCGGGTGGGCAAAGGAGAGCTGGTGGCGAGGAGCCTCGTGCCCCGTGGCGAGGGGGCTTCGTGCCCCACGTGCCCCATGGCGAGGGGGATCAGTGCCCCACAGAAAGGGGGTTCGGTGCCCCATGGCACAGGGATTGTGGCCCCACAGAAAGGGGGTTCAGTGCCCCACCAAAAGAGGGTTTGCTGCCCCATGGCACACCCCACAGCCAGCATCTCCTGTGCCCCATGGCACGAGGGCTGTGTGCCCCACTGAAAGGGGGTTCGGTACCCTACAAAAAGGCGGTTCAGTgccccatggcacaggggccGTGTGCCCCACCGAAAGGGGGTTCGGTACCCTACAAAAAGGCGGTTCAGTGCCCCATGGCACAGGGACTGTGCGCCCCATGGCAAGGGGGCTGTGTGCCCCACTGAAAGGGGGTTTGCTGCCCCATGGCACACCCCACGGCGAGCATCTCCCATGCCCCATGGCTGGGGGCCCAGACACCCCACAGCGATGCCCGGGTGCCCCGTGGCCGTGGGGCGCCACAGGCCCTGGCGGGGCcggggtttggggggggctgggggtcacCATGGCGatgctgcacacacagacattAAACAGAGTTTTATATCGGAAGTAGCGAAACCACAACGCGTCACCGCTGCCGCGGCgccagccctgccccacaccCCGCGGCCCTGCCCCATGGCCCTGCCCCACAGGGGGGCacgcccccagccctgccccacagcccaccccagcccctcGCCCCAAAAGCCCCCCTGCcgcacagccagccctgccccatCGACTGCCCCACACCCCCCCAGTAGTGCGGCAGAATGGgcaccccagtgccccccagaGTCCCCCAGGTCCTTCCTGGTGCCGCCCCACATCTGGCAGCGGTTGCACATCTGGGACAGAGCAACGGCCCCCCCCCACCTTCGCCAGCTGCTAATTTTAAACACGGGTCCCACTCCCCCCCCAGCCTCCTGAgggcccccggccccgccagGGTCAGGCACGGAATGGGGGACACAGGACACgggggacatgggacaggggggacacgggggacatgggacacggggggacacgggggacatgggacacgggggggacacgggggacacgggggacatggAATGTTGGCCATGGCACACGTGCCACGCAGCACACACGTGTGCCCGCACGTGTCCGTGCACACCTGCACACGCACACCTGCGCACACCTGCACACGCGTGTTCACACCCACAGGCCCACAGCAGGGACCCGGTGGCCATCTCAGGTCCCTGTGGGCCCCACGGTGGCCACAGTGGCCGTGCTGAGGCCCTGCTGGGACTGTGGTGGCCGTGCCAGGTCTGTTTGTCACAGGTAGCCACGGTGGCCGTGCTGGCTCGCTGTGAGTGCCGCGGtggccctgctggccctgctgggtgCCTGTGTGGCCGTGGTGGCCCCATGGGCTCGCTGCGGGCTCCCCGTGGGCTCGCTGTGGCCCAGGGCTCGGCGATGCCCTTTCTAGGCAATGGCAGCAGCCGGGCCATCGCCCACGCGCCGCCGGCACATTCCTCCCGCCTGAGTCAGCCCGGCCGGGAGGAGCGGGGagcggcagcggggccggcaCGGCCCGGGCACGGCACGGCCCGGCATGGCACGGCACTGCACAGCACGGCACGGCATGGCAGGGCATGGCAGTGACACGGGTGTGACTGGTGTGGGACTGCAGGGCACGGCATGGCAGTGACAGGGCAGTGTCACCAGCACAGAACAGGGCACGGCATGGCAGTGACAGGGGTGTCACCggcacagcacagggcacagcagtgaCAGGGGTGTCACCAGCACGGAACAGGGCACGGTATGGCAGTGACACGGGTGACACCACCATGGAACAGGGCACAGCAGTGACACGGGTGACACCGCCATGGAACAGGGCATGGCAGTGACACGGGTGACACTGCCATGGAACACGGCACGGCATGGCAGTGACAGGGGTGTCACCAGCACGGAACAGGGCACAGCAGTGACAGGGCAGTGTCATGGCAGTGACAGGGGTGTCACCAGCACGGAACAGGGCACGGTATGGCAGTGACACGGGTGACACCACCATGGAACAGGGCACAGCAGTGACACGGGTGACACCGCCATGGAACAGGGCACAGCACGGCAGTGACACGGGTGACACCACCATGGAACACGGCACGGCACTGACACGGGTGACACCCCATGAAACACGGCACGGCAGTGACACGGGTGACACCGGCACGGCACAGACACGGACCAACACCGACACGGCACACACGTGGCACCACACTTGTGTGCCCTGGCACTGGgcgaactgggagcactggacaatgctggcagtgactgggggcactgggggggggCACTGGGCCGGgatttccctttcctccccccGGAGCTCTCTCCTGGCTCCATCCTTCCTCAGcctgggcaccccaaatcccccagatccccccagaccccagggacaccccaaacccccagatcCCTCCAGATCCCGGGAACACCCCAGACCCCCGGGATCCCCCCAGACCCTGGGAACATCCCAGACCCCCCAGATCCCAGGAACGCCCCAGACCCCCAGGATCCCCCCagaccccagggacaccccagaccccacagatccccccaGATCCCGGGAACATcccagacccccccagaccccagggacaccccagatcccccagatccccccagatcccggggacaccccagacccccccccacCAGCGTCCCCGGCCACCTCCGGCTCCTGTCCCCCCCCAAGGACCCTGGGGGGCTCCGTGCCTCTGCTGGGGAGTGGGGTCGGGAGCTGTGGGTGGGTGGCTCCCAATTTGGGTGGGTGGATCCCGATATAGGTCGGCGGGTCCCGAAGTGGGTCGGTGGGGGGCATAGTGGGGGTCGGTGGGTTCCTGCTGTGGGTCGGGGGATCCCAATATGGGTCGGAGGGGTCGCCAGATGGGTCGGGGGGTCCCCGTGTGTTCCTGTCGCGGGTCCCCGCCGTTGCCTGGCGACGCTGTTTTGGCGGGGCTGAGTCACGGCCGTGACTCACCGGCAGTCCCGGGACCGGCACCACCGGGCGGGGCCTCCGGAGGTGGCCCTGCGGGGGCCGGGGCTTGCCCAGGGGGGTGTCCCCCGAGGGGGAGGGTCCCCAGGGGGTGTCCCCCGAGGGGGAGGGTCCCtagggggtgtccccaggggtggggtggggaggagggtGCCCGGCCCCTCCCAGGGCACGAGGCAGAGGGGTGATGGGCACCCACGGGCCCCCCTGCACCCCTGGGTGCCCCCCCCTAAATCCGCCTTCACCCCGAAGCCTCCCCgaatttttgtgtgtgtgtcccccccaCCCGACCCCCCAGATGTCCCCGCTGCCGtccggggggggtcccgggggatcCCGATACCGCCGGGGAAGGGGGGGAGGAGGCCCCGGGGGCCCCCCGGTGCCGCGGGTGGGGGGTacgggggggtgggggggtgagTCAGGGCCGAACCACGCGGCCGTGAGTCACCCTGGGGTGGGATCGGCGGGTCCGGACAAAGGCGCTTTCAGAGCAATGGcccccccggcacccccgcAGACCCCCCCAAGCCTTTGGGGCCCCTCCCGGGTGTTCGGGGATGGGGGGACATCACCCTCTCCCCGTGTCTCCCCCCACCTCCCTCTCCCGGCGTCAAGCCCCGACTTGTAGGGGCCGGTGAGTCACCGggcggggccgtgccgggggtTGTGGCGTCGCTGGGAGCTCCGGGACCACCAGGAGGAGCCGTCGGGACCCccggcacagggcacagggacccccgggAACCGCTAGGACGGAGTGGCAACGGGACCACCACAGCAGCGGCGCTGGGGTGGCCCCGGCTTGATGCGCCGTGTGCCACCGTGCGGCAAGCGGCTCTGCCGGCCCcccccctccaccccctccgcctcccgtgcctcagtttccccgctCACATCGTGCCGGACTGTGCCGTGCCACCCGGCCCCAGCTCTCCAGCTACGTCGGGGGGCGGCTGCCACGCTGGTTGGGTCCGCTGGAGGGAACACGGGGGTCCCCCTCTGCAGATCcccccccccgagccccccggccGGGCTCGCAGGGGTTAACGGAGGCTGCGGCCCCTTTAAATGGGCGGGGCGGGGCTGAAGGGGGCGGGGTCGTGCCGGGGGAGGGCCTGGCGGCCAATCAGCGCCGAGGAGGAGGTGCGTGCGGGCAGTGGGCGGGGCCTCCGGGCTGCGCTGAGCCCCGCCCCCCTTCAGAGccgggggacacctgggcacacctggggacttCCCAcccacacctggggacacctggggacacccggacatgcctggggacacctggggacatcccacccacacctggggacacctggggacatcccacCCACgtctgggcacacctggggacttCCCACCCACACcggggaacacctggggacacccggacatgcctggggacacctggggactTCCCAcccacacctggggacacctggggacatcccacccacaccgggggacacctggggacatcccacCCATgtctgggcacacctggggacttCCCACCCACgtctgggcacacctggggacatcccacCCACgtctgggcacacctggggacttCCCACCCACAccgggggacacctggggacatcccacccacgcctggggacacccggacatgcctggggacacctggggacatcacACCCAcgcctggggacacctggggacatccaTCCCAccgtggggggggggggtctcacaGTTTCCCAGCCCGGGACAAGAGCTGCTTTGGGGTCAAATCCAAGGGAATTGGGGCTCAGCCGGGCAATGACCGCCccagttttttcccttttccccatttcgTACACCCTGGGTGCTAAGGGATCCCTGATCCCGCTGGGCGCTCAGGGATGCGGTGGGATCCCCACAAGAACAGATCCTGCGTCCTGCTGGCTGGAGGACGGTGTGGGATCCCCTCTCCCACCAGGGGATCAATCGATCGATCCCAGATCCGCCCAGGCTGTCGGTGAATTTGGGGTAAAACCACCGATATTCGACATTCATCCCGATGATCCTGGGGTGATCCTCCCTAGGCAGAAACTTCCCAAACCCACGAATTTCCACCCCCCCACCCACGGCAGGAGCAACCAGGGATTCCCTGAAgaaccccaaagccccctgATCTTCCCGTAAAAAACGCCACTACTCCAAGATTCCTGGGATGCCCCGAGGCGAGGAGCGTTTACCACAGTGATTACCGAAATTGCGGCGATTGACCCCAATCCCCCAAAGGCCACGATCGCGGAGCCCCGCCCGTCTGGAAGCGCAGCACCCCCGGACGCGGCGGCACTGACCACGCGCAGCGTCTAGGCCCCAAACAGAGGCACCGGGAGCAGCGGCAGCACcggtactgggagcactgggagcactgggagcactgggagcactgggacagaGAGCTGTGGTGTCCAGCTCCACACCACCAGCAACACTGGCTGGACCAGCCGCACGCCACACCAGGAGAACCGGGGACGCCGGAAGTATCTGGAACGGGGAGCCACATCCAGCCACGCGCCGTGCGGGGACCGCCGGTGGCACGAGAGGTGGCACCGGTCCCCACGCCACGCCAGAAGCACCGCAGGGCTGCGGTGCCCAGCCTCGCTCAGGACACACGAGGAGCCCGAGGCGTGCCACCCCACGCTGcgctggtggcactgggattgCCGTCCTGCCGCCACGCATGGAAGCCACGGGCCAGTTCGACATGTGGCGGGACTACCTGGGGCTGGCGGCTACGGTGGCCATGTTCCTCCGTGACCCCGCgggccttggggacaccttggtgCCACTGGGAGCTCTGTCTCCGTGCGCTGGGCCAGCTCCACGTGTGGGGCCAGCTCCGTGTGCCGGGCTGGCTCCATGTGCTGAACCAGCTCCACGTGCCAGGCCAGCTCCACGTGTGGGGCCAGCTCCGTGTGCTGGACCAGCTCTACCTGCTGGGCTAGCTCCATATGCTGAGCTAGCTCCATCTGCTGGACCAGCTCCACCTGTGGGACCAGCTCCGCGTGCCGGACCAGCTCCGTGTGCCGGACCAGCTCCGTGTGCCGGACCAGCTCCGCGCACCGAACTAGCTCCACGTGCCAGGCCAGCTCCACGCACCGAACCAGTTCCGTGCTCGTTCTGCCAGCACAACGGCGAGGCCCCGGGCGTGTACTGGAGCCACAGCCTGCGGGACGCCCAGGGACGCCTGCAGTGCCCGGTGCTGCGCAGCTACATCTGTCCCCAGTGCGGGGCCACGCAGGACCAGGCCCACACGCGCCGCTTCTGCCCCCGCACGCACCGCAGCTACACGTCCGTCTACTCCCGCCCGCTGCCcgccaggagcaggcagaggaacACCAGGATGTAGCCGAGGGATGGAGGATCCGGTGTCACTGTGCAGGTACCGGCGGGGTGTGGTGTGCCACAGCGGATGTGGCACGTCCAGGGCTGGGATTCCCGTGAGGAATCTCGTGATGGAGGGAAGGGGGCACGGCAGGGATGGAGGATACCACACATCCCCATggcaggtttggggtttgtggCGTCCCAGTGATGCCACAGTGGCTGTGCTTCATCCAAACCCGGGTTTAGCCAGATTCCCCATGAGAAATCTCATCAGGGAACCAGAGCTACCAAGGAGAGGGCACCAGGAGACAGGTGGCAAGGTGACACTGGGAAGCATCCAAAGGATGGAAGACTCCAAGTCCCCATGCAGGTACTGAGGGTTCTCAGATCCAAGCCTGGATTTAGGCAGGAACGGGATTTCCATGAGGGAATCTCACCAAGGAGCCAGAGCTAAAGAAAGGAGGAGGCACTGGGAAACAggtgacatgaaggaaggagACTTGGATTTATCCAGGACGGGATTCCTGCAGGAATCCCATCGGGAATTTGGCACTAATCATGGGCTGCGTGCTCATGCCTCTTTCTCCTGGCTTCTCTTCCAGGGACTTCCTCAGCGGATGAGACCACGGCTTGGAGCTTGACTGGGACCAGTCTCCCCAGCTTGTGCCGCCTTCCGATGCCGCGGCACCCTGGAAGAGTCGCTCCGGCCAGATTTGGGTGCTGCCAGCGGGGCCAGTTCTGAGTTTTGGGTTAGGTTTGAGTTTTGAGTTCTGAGTTTTGGTTAATCCCAAAAGCGGTTGGTGCTCCAGGTGTTACCAGACGTTTTGGGTTGAATTGTTGAGTTTTGGTTAATCCCaaaaggctgggaaggggccagagctccaggtgctggagccgTTACAAGGTATTTTGGGTTGGATTGTTGAGTTTTGGTTAATCCCAGGCCAGGAAGGGGCCagagctccaggtgctggagctgtttCCAGATGTTTTGGGTTTAATTTTTGACTTTTGGTTAATCCCAGGCCAGGAAGGGGCCagagctccaggtgctggagctgtttCCAGATGTTTTGGGTTGAATTTTTGACTTTTGGTTAATCCCAGGCCAGGAAGGGGctggtgctccaggtgctggagctgtttCCAGATGTTTTGGGTTGAATTTTTGACTTTTGGTTAATCCCAGGCCAGGAAGGGGctggtgctccaggtgctggagctgtttccagatgttttgggttggatttttgACTTTTGGTTAATCCCAGGCCAGGAAGGGGCCagagctccaggtgctggagctgtttCCAGATGTTTTGGGGTTGGATTTTTGAGTTTTGGTTAATCTCAGGCCAGGAAGGGGCCagagctccaggtgctggagccgTTACAAGGTATTTTGGGTTGGATTGTTGAGTTTTGGTTAATCCC
The genomic region above belongs to Anomalospiza imberbis isolate Cuckoo-Finch-1a 21T00152 unplaced genomic scaffold, ASM3175350v1 scaffold_1235, whole genome shotgun sequence and contains:
- the LOC137465976 gene encoding nanos homolog 1-like; the encoded protein is MEATGQFDMWRDYLGLAATVAMFLRDPAGLGDTLVPLGALSPCAGPAPRVGPAPCAGLAPCAEPAPRARPAPRVGPAPCAGPALPAGLAPYAELAPSAGPAPPVGPAPRAGPAPCAGPAPCAGPAPRTELAPRARPAPRTEPVPCSFCQHNGEAPGVYWSHSLRDAQGRLQCPVLRSYICPQCGATQDQAHTRRFCPRTHRSYTSVYSRPLPARSRQRNTRM